The proteins below come from a single Bombyx mori chromosome 7, ASM3026992v2 genomic window:
- the LOC101736473 gene encoding aryl hydrocarbon receptor: MHKEKEDLHGHRREHSLYDHVMPDGEMFLQALNGFLMILTCEGEVFFATHSIESYLGFHQSDIVHQSVYELVHSEDREELQRQILWNSFLPPEVSNLTLQDVLRPERAHLLERSFTVRFRCLLDNTSGFLRLDIRGRIKILHGQNKKTEEPPLALFAICAPFGPPSLLEIPQKEVMFKSKHKLDLSLVSMDQRGKMLLGYKDAELANMGGYDLVHYDDLAYVASAHQELLKTGASGMIAYRFQTKEGQWQWLQTSSRLVYKNSKPDFVISTHRPLMEEEGRDLLGKRTMDFKVSYLDTGLTSLYFSETEQLSGCETNVTTPPRTTRRYKTQLRDFLSTCRNKRRVPSTPAPPPVDYLAADAVAAAYTNLNGAYTAPYGEYPPAPIHYAPPPLDDRFITTDNIFHQYKPLSYHYTPYAPNGFLEPAPPPGYEVAPAYHRPPSREYAYVDSSGRYMSPVTGQERRSPSVVPGPSPAGSSGSAEQDRLQPEAPRQTVLMWGAGSAAPAATDAPLEYSPPQVWRYHPSHYHTAEATQ; this comes from the exons ATGCACAAAGAGAAGGAAGACCTCCACGGGCATCGAAGGGAGCACTCTCTGTATGACCACGTCATGCCGGATGGAGAAATGTTTTTACAG GCCCTAAACGGATTCCTGATGATCCTAACCTGCGAAGGAGAGGTCTTTTTCGCAACGCATTCCATCGAGAGCTACCTCGGCTTCCATCAG TCGGACATAGTTCATCAGTCAGTATACGAGCTGGTCCATTCAGAAGATCGAGAGGAACTTCAAAGACAGATCCTTTGGAATTCCTTCCTGCCTCCAGAAGTCAGCAACCTCACGCTGCAGGATGTCCTGAGACCGGAGAGAGCTCATCTCTTGGAGAGAAGTTTCACTGTCCGATTTAGGTGTTTGCTTGATAATACTTCAGGATTCCTG AGGCTAGACATCCGAggtagaataaaaatattacacggACAGAACAAGAAAACCGAAGAGCCGCCATTAGCCCTCTTCGCTATCTGTGCGCCGTTCGGGCCTCCGAGCCTCCTGGAAATACCTCAGAAAGAAGTCATGTTCAAGAGCAAGCACAAGCTTGATCTTTCTCTAGTCTCGATGGATCAAAG AGGTAAAATGCTACTAGGGTACAAAGATGCGGAGCTGGCGAACATGGGCGGCTACGATTTGGTGCACTACGATGATCTAGCATACGTAGCGAGCGCCCATCAAGAAC TCTTAAAAACTGGTGCTTCCGGAATGATCGCGTATCGCTTCCAGACCAAGGAGGGACAATGGCAGTGGCTTCAGACCTCCTCCAGGCTAGTCTACAAGAACTCCAAACCTGATTTCGTTATCAGCACGCATCGGCCGCTGAT GGAAGAGGAAGGTCGAGATTTGCTCGGCAAAAGGACAATGGACTTCAAAGTCAGCTACCTGGACACAGGACTCACGAGTCTGTACTTTTCCGAGACGGAACAGCTGTCAGGCTGCGAAACTAATGTCACCACCCCTCCCAGAACTACGAGGAGATACAAGACCCAACTCAGAGACTTTCTCTCCACCTGCCGCAACAAGAGACGAGTCCCAAGCACACCAGCCCCCCCACCCGTGGACTACTTGGCGGCTGATGCTGTCGCCGCGGCCTATACTAACTTGAACGGCGCGTACACGGCTCCCTACGGAGAATACCCGCCGGCCCCTATCCACTACGCTCCACCGCCTTTAGACGACCGGTTCATAACAACAGACAACATCTTCCATCAATACAAGCCCTTGTCCTACCATTACACTCCGTACGCGCCGAACGGCTTCCTCGAGCCGGCTCCTCCGCCAGGGTACGAGGTCGCTCCGGCGTACCATCGGCCTCCTTCCAGAGAGTATGCGTACGTGGACAGCAGCGGGAGGTACATGAGTCCGGTCACTGGGCAGGAGAGGCGGTCGCCGAGTGTGGTGCCGGGGCCCAGCCCTGCGGGGTCGAGCGGGTCGGCGGAGCAAGATCGGCTGCAGCCCGAGGCTCCGCGCCAGACGGTGCTGATGTGGGGCGCCGGGTCGGCCGCGCCCGCCGCCACTGACGCGCCGCTGGAGTACTCGCCCCCTCAGGTTTGGCGCTACCACCCCTCGCATTACCACACCGCTGAAGCGACCCAGTGA